GTCTTTTTAACGTATATTACGTTAGGGAGGCGTTTTTTGCTGTGTGCTGGGGATTGTAAGACATGTTTCATGAAGGTGACAGGTAGGCAGGAAGAGTAGATTTTTATTTTGAAAATAGAAGCAGGGGTGTGTCGGTACCCGTGTGCAAGGGTAATAATAAGAGGCGCCGCAAGAGTAGATGCAGCTTAAGACACAGCTAGCTTAACTATCGAAAGGAATGACTGAAGTGACTACGAATACGCATGAACCATTCAAGCCAGCCGTGGACACAGTCCACAACAAAGAGGCGGAGCCGCTCCGCACAGTGAGTGATATTATCGATTTCTATAAGAATCGTAAATCATAACTAAGATATGCAAGGAATGAATTAGACCCTGGTATCAGGTTCCATAGCCTCAGTAATACAGCAGATTACACCAATAACCGCTTGAGCAGAAGGACGTAAGATCCTGATGGCTCAAGTGGTTATTTTTAAGATGATACCACATAAAAAAAGACCGTCCGAAGACGGTCTCTCTACCCGAGGCGCTAGTTTGTAACTTTGATCCGTATCCCGCGCCACCAAGGCTACAACATTCAGCCGTTGGTCCGGGTAAGGGATACGTTCAGCATGTCATGCTTGATGTGAACGCACCTCCTTTCCTTGTGCCAAGAGTATAGCACAGCCTTTACGGAAAATCCATTAAATTTTAATAACATCCGAAAAAATATTGAACTCTATAAAAATACTGAACTCTATTTGAAACGGCTGCGCGAGTAGGGTATATTTATAGTATAAGCAGCAAGTAACCGCTTACCGGCATATTTTACATCGGGTGAACGTATCTTAATCATAGGTACGCGGTAAACGTAAGGCCGCTGTATTGTATTGGATTCTGTTTGAAATGTCGGGGTATAGCGCAGCCTGGTAGCGCGCACCCTTGGGGTGGGTGAGGTCGCAGGTTCAAATCCTGTTACTCCGATTATTCTAATGTATCAAGGTTCTAGCCACTTTTTAAAGGAAGCTTTATTTTGTTGTTAAAATTTTGTTTGACGCAGAAGAGGATGCTAGTAGTCTCGAATTATAATACAAACTGTAATACAAAGGTGTAATACTTGTATTACAAAGTAAAACAAAACGTGATATACTATAGTCAACAAAAAGAGCCGTGCGGTCAACACGACTCCCCTGCGCAATAGAGCCGCTTTTAAGGGCGGTCAGCTTTAGTGGAATGACGGATACAAATAGACCGATTCCTAACCGGGGCGCGGTCTATTTGCGTTTATGGAATGAAAGTATTAGAACAACCAGAGTCGCAAATGAGATCATTAGCGTTAAAGTGTCTTTAACTTCCACAAGGCATCCCTCCCTTCTAGAGAGGTAGCCGACACGCCCCTATAAGCCTATTCTATTGCTTCTGTGATTATATCATATTTTTTAGATGAGTGGCAGATATTTCCACTCTTTTTTGCGTTGTTTTAAAGTCAAAAAAGGTATGAACAGACGTATACCACAAGACAAATTTTCAGATGTGTTTTTAGCGACAAAAAGAGTTGAGCCGTCCAATTAACATTACAACACAAACAAACACTATTAGTATTGATGAGACGTTACAAATAACTTACATAAAAAAACACTTCCGTCAGCGTGTTACGCTCTGTAGGAAGTGTTTTTATTTTGAGGATAAGACCCAGGTGCGGTTAAGTTAATACCTGCCCCTGTCTCCATCCCGGCGGGTAAGCATGATGACTCCCGTGACCAAGGAATACAAGGCAACAACCATAAGCAATACAATGGCCCAAGTATAATTGCGCACCGTGTAGGTGAGCGAAGCGAAGATGATAAACCAGGCGATCCGCAGTACTCCTTCATTAATAAAACGTCTGCCTGCTGTACTCATGATTCCTGCCTCCTTATGGATTGTAGAAGATTGTTCACAACCGTAAGCGGTTAATTGTTTTTGTTACTTTAATATTACCCCTTTTTCCACAAAATTGATACACAATGTTCACAAGTTCTTCATTTCACAGCTATTTTACTTATAGACAGCTGCTGCGTGACGATAGCCGTTACCGGCTTATCCCTCCCCTCATAAGATACAGAACCACGATTAAGGAGGAAACAGCAGATGGAAGCTTATTATAATTGTCTCCATTGCAAAGATAAGCGTGTACGTATTATGACTTCTGACGGCAAACGCCATGAAGGAATTATTGTGGATGTGGACCGGAACAATGTGTATCTTAAAACAAAGGGCAATGGCAGAATGCAAACCTCGGCCTTTTACCCGGGCGGTGCGGGAAACTACTATGGCGGCTACTATGGCTACGGCAGTCAGATCCTTACCTTGAGCCTGTTCACGCTTTTGGCAATTGCACTAATCTGACGATAGGCTGAACAAGACAAAAGTGGGCTCCTGGAAGTCAGGAAGGCCCACTTTTGGCGTAATGACAGGTTGATTTAGTTAACGGATATGGCTCCGATCTGCGTGGTTAACGATACCAGCGGACCGCCGCCGTTATAATCCTTTGATGTACCGTTGTCGGTGCCGGAGATATGGCCGAGTTCGCTGCGGGCTTTGACCGTACATGCGGTTGATGCTGACAGATCGGCGGAGATTCTTCCGATATCGCTCTTAGCCTTGAGGCTGCTGCCCTTTGTCATGCTGGATACTCCAAGCTCAATACTTCCCGTATTTGACTCTACACTGGACTTGCCTGTGAACACGGTGTCTTGCAGGATGATGCTGCCCACATTGCTGTTAATCTCAAAAGTCCCCTCTAGCCCGCGGAGCTGAACAGTGCCTACATTATTATCAATCTCAAACCGGTCAACGGTCTCTGGAATCCCGATTACATAATTAATGCTGAAGTTGGAATCACCGTACTCATGCTGCGCCCATTCCCAGAGGTCCTTCTTCGCATTGCCTTCACCATGAGCAGAGACGATTAGAGCGTCTCCTTTGTGTTCGATAGAAACTTCCGTATGATCCAGCACGCCGGATACCAGCTTGTGGCCTGTCTGCTCATGCACGATGACGGTGGCCTGGACAGTTATCTCATCACCTGAAGCTGGCACTACTTCCACTTCACCCACTGCATTGTCCAGCTTAAGCACGGAAGCCGAAGCAATAGGCAGGGAGGTGGAGAATTCCCGGCTAATTCCGCTAGTGTTCATTTGATCTTCAATCATGCCTGTTATGTTCTGGGTCGCGTCACCTACAGCAGCACTGGCATCGCTGAGACTCTGCTTCACGGCTTCGGCTGCCTCTTGTGTGAAGCTGCCGGAGATCGTCTGCTCCAATTGATTATCCGCCGCTTCCTTGCCGGGAAGCTCCCGGCAGCTGGTAAGTGCAATAGAAAATACGGCCATGGCTGCAATAATTGCTGTACTGTGATGTTTCTTCATTTTATATAGGCCCTCCTAAAGGCATGATTATTTGCTTATGTATACTGGGTATTATATATTATGGGAAAACACTGGATAACAGCCTGGCGGCGGGTTGTTCTACTAGACTATAGTCCAGTAAGCGTTCGGCTACATTTCAATCCTGCATTATGGTACACTTGCGTTAGATGAAGGACCGGAAGAATGAAATGTGACAGCTGGAGGGCCGGTACGGAAGCAGACCCGGGAGACGGTCTGTTTACTATTTTGACTGAATAAGTCAGAGGGGCGGATGAGCCAAATGCAGTATGCAGCATTCCTGATCGTTGTGTTGGTGGGCGCAGTTGTCTATACCGTGTACCGCAGCCGGATGAGCCAAGAACAGTCTGAAGCGCCGAAGCAGGGGAAGGCGAGTAACGTAATTTCTATGGAAGGGCACCGTAAGGCCAAGCAGAATGCTGCGGATCAGCAGTGCTCCTCCTGCAAGAAGAAGAACGGCAAGCTGATCTTTTATGCCCAGGATGACGGAAGTGTGGTCGGACTCTGCAAGGATTGTAAGGTGAAGGCGAAGAAACGGGATATGCTGCCGCTTTAATTCTATAAACTAAAAATAACTATTGCAGACGCCTATTGTTTGTGATAAAATTACTTCTGTTGTGTGGAATACGGTGGTCCTCTGCGGATAATGAGGGAGAGCAATGGCTCTCCGGAAGAGGCAAGAACACCTGTACGGAAGGAGGAAGTCCTTAATGAATATCCTACAAGCAATTACACAAGAGCAACTTCGTAAAGATATCCCGAGTTTTCGCCCGGGTGACACTTTGAAGGTGCATGTAAAAGTTATCGAAGGAACTCGTGAGCGTATCCAGTTGTTCGAAGGCGTTGTAATCAAACGTCGCGGCGGCGGTATCGGTGAGACTTTTACGGTTCGTAAAATCTCTTATGGTGTTGGTGTGGAAAGAACATTCCCAGTCAACTCCCCTAAACTCGAGAAAATCGAAGTGGCTCGCCGCGGTAAAGTTCGTCGTGCGAAGCTGTACTATCTTCGTGACCTGCGCGGTAAAGCTGCAAGAATTAAAGAAATTCGTCGCTAGAATAGTGACAAAGGAAAGGGGCTTGAATTCAAGCCCCTTTCGTTTATTTCTTGTAATTAAAGAATCGGGTTTTCAGACATATGTGCCTTAGGAACAGCTTCTCCGAAAAGGCCTCCTGAAGGAGTAATCGCGGGGGAGTTTTTGGCAGGAGCTTTTTTGTATTGTATAGTGGAGATAACAATTATTGGAGAGGACGGTGAACTATGCAGCAGGATTTGCAGCAAGGGCAAGGCGAAGTGATTGATTCTAACGGCCAGAGCCCCCGGAAGCCAAAGAATGAAGTCCTGGAATGGATTAAAGCGATAGCGATTGCATTGGTTCTGGTTATTCTAATACGCTGGCTTTTGTTCAAACCGTTTATCGTAGACGGCCCTTCCATGAAGCCTAACTTCCATACCGGCGAACGAGTGATTGTTAACGAAATTCTCTACGATATCCGCAAGCCGGAGCGCGGGGAAGTCATTGTGTTCCATGTGCCCTCAGAGGGCCGGGATTTCATTAAGCGTGTCATTGGTGTGGCGGGCGATACAGTCACGGTTGAAGGGGATGTCGTTACAGTGAACGGAGAGCCTGTGAACGAAACGTATATCCAGGGCGCGATTGATGATGCGCATAATAACAACATTTTGTACAACAATAAGAACTTCCCGAATGAGCAGTTTACGGACAATAAGGTGCCGGAAGGCCATGTATTCGTAATGGGGGATAACCGCTCTGACAGTACGGACAGCCGGATGATCGGTTATGTGCCGCTGGGGGATATTGTCGGCCGTGCAGACCTTATTTTCTGGCCGGTGAAGAATATCTCATTAATAAATCATTAATTCATTTATGAAGCTGACAGAAGTCAAAGGAGGTGACGGCATTGGCCATTCAATGGTTTCCTGGTCATATGACGAGGGCTAGACGACAAATCGAGGATAAGCTGAAGCTGATTGATGTTGCGATAGAACTGCTTGATTCCCGTCTGCCGATTTCGAGCCGCAATCCGATGATTGACGATATTTTGCGGGACAAGCCAAGACTGATTATTCTAAATAAAGCAGATCTGGCCGATCCGGAAGTTACGCGCAAGTGGCTGGCTTATTTCAAGGAGCAGGGGCATGTTGCCTATCCGGTAGATGCTTCTACTGGCACTGGGATTAAAGAGATTCCGGAGCAGGTGAAGCTGCTGCTGAAGGACAAGATCGACCGGCAAATTGCCAAGGGCATGAATCCGCGTGCGATGCGGGCACTGATTGTGGGCATTCCCAACGTAGGCAAATCGACTCTCATTAACCGGATGGCTGGAAAAAGTATTGCGATTACCGGTGACCGTCCGGGGGTTACCAAGGGCCAGCAGTGGATAAAGACCGGCGGCAGTCTGGAGCTATTGGATACGCCGGGGATTCTCTGGCCGAAGTTCGAGGACCAGACGGTAGGCTATAAGCTGGCAGTAACCGGGGCCATTAAGGAAGAAATCCTGAATATCGAGGATATCGCTTATTATGCGCTGAAATATTTGGTGAAGGATTACGGAAGCCGGTTCCAGGAGCGCTTTGATATCAGTAAGCTGCCGGAGGACTTAGAGAACCCGGACGAAATTGTGGCCGTTATGGAAGCGGTCGGACGTAAGCGCGGTTGTCTGATGAGCGGCGGCCGTGTAGACCTGGAGAAGGCTTCACGCGCGCTGCTGCATGAGCTTCGTGCCGGAAAGCTTGGACGCTTCACACTGGAGACACCTGAATAGTAGACTGTAGTATGGAATGGAAGAGCCATCCGTGAATGTGGGGTGGTTCTTTTTTTGCGTGTAGAGGGTTGAGGAAGATAGATCTAGAAGGCGTTAGTGCTGGGTGGTGTGAGAAGGAGCAAACAGATATTGTGAAAGTTGCTGAGAATGGGGGGATGAGAGGGTGCGCGAAGTAATCTTGTAAGAATTACAACTCTTCTCTATTGATATTGAACGGAGTACCAGAAGTGTTGTATGAAATGCAGGAATGCCCTCGTTTTGGCGGCTTGGGGGAGTAGAAATGCTGTTTTTCATACAACTTTTTTGAATTTTCGCAGTATTAATGAAGGGATTGTTGTCTTTAGTGCAGAATTTTAAGAATCGGAGACTGGGAATGGATGGAAGTAAGTGCGAGTTTGAAGCTTTTTTAGAATTCGCATTATGTCATATATTCGTAAGAAGATCATAGATGTAGCTTATTTTATTTTTAGTGGGCAGGTGGAGAGACGATGAGTGAGACAGATATGCTTGGGTATGAAAAAGAAGGCTGGGGACAATCCTTCCGTCACATCGCGGGTGTGGATGAAGTAGGCCGTGGCTGTTTGTTCGGAGATGTAGTGGCTGCAGCTGTAATTTTGCCAATGGGGCTGATTATTGAGGGTGTGGATGATTCTAAAAAGCTGACGGCCAAAAAGCGTGAGGCTCTGTATGAGACCATTATGGAGCAGGCGCTGGCAGTAAGCTTAGGGCATGTAGAGGCGGCTATAATCGATGAAATTAATATTAAACAGGCTTCGCGTTTGGCGATGCGCCTGGCGGTTGAAGGATTAAGCCAGCAGCCGGACTATATGCTGATTGATGCGGAAAAGGTGGACCTGCCCTTGCCGCAGCGCGCCATCATCAAAGGTGATGCCAACAGCCAGTCGATTGCTGCCGCCTCCATTGTAGCCAAGGTGACCCGTGACCGGCTTTGTGAGGGCTTGTGGGAGGAATTATACCCGGATTACGGGATCAAAGTACATAAAGGATATGCTACCAAGCTGCATCGTGAGCAGATCAAGCTACTTGGTGTAACCCCGATGCACCGGCGCAGTTTTATCGGCAATATTCTGGCGGAGCAGGAACAGCTGACTTTATTCTAAAAAAGGATGGCATAGCAGTTTCCAATTGGCGTGTAATCTGGATAATCACAATTGTAGGTGAAATACCGATATAAATAAAAAGAAGGGAGGCGGACAACATGAACATCGGGTCACTGGTTCGCGGTTTGCTTGGCGACAGCAAGGCGGGAGAGGCCAAATCTGTAGAGCTTAAGGAAGGTCAGGTTGTTCGCGGCGTTGTGCTAAGCGTATCCGATTCCGGAAAAGAAGCGGTGGTGCAGATTCAGGGGACGCCGGTACGGGCTGAACTGGAAACACCGCTGGCAGCCGGTCAGACGCTTAACCTGCAGGTGGGGGCACCAGGAGAAGGCGGCTTGCCGGTGCTTAAGCCGGTCTCTCTGGGGGAGGCGGCTATGGTCTCACCACAGAGTATGGGCGAGGCGCTGGAGTCACTTGGACTTGCCAATTCCAAGGCGGGACGGGAGATTGTTCAAGCGATGCAAGCCGGAGGACTCGCCTTCACTAAGGAGACTGCGGCGAAGCTGGATGCTGTAATGAATGCCAAACCTCCCGGTGTCCCTGCCTCAGAATGGCTGGAAGCGGCTGTAATCTCAGTGAAGCGCGGCTTGCCTGTAACGGCGGAGACGGTGAAGGGGCTGCAGCAGGCTGTATTCGGGCCGAAGCTGCATGATTTGCTGGCAAAGCTGGAGACTGCGGTAAACGTCTGGCTGCAGCAAGGTGTGGACGGCGACGGATCAGGTCAAGCTGCGGGGAATAGCAGACTTATGGCAGGGCTGCTGACAGGCGGAGCAAATGCCGGGCTGGCTGGCAATGGAGGGACTGCCGGGGCGAATGCTCAGGCGGGACAGACTGGTAATGCTGGCACCTCTCAGGCATTGGGTGCAAATGGACAAGCTGCATTAGTGCCAGCGGGAGACGCAGAACCGGCAGGAAGCGGGAATGCTGCGGGTGCGCGTGAAGGTACAGGGAGCGTGGCTGGAATGCGTGGCGAAGGCACGGGGAACGTAGCAGGAGCGCGTGGTGAAGGAGCGGGGACTGTAGCTGGAGCGCGTGGCGAAGGTGCGGGGACTGTGGCTGGAGCGCGTGAAGGAGCGGGGAATGTAGCAGGAGCGCGTGGTGAAGGAGCGGGGAATGAAGCAGGAACGCGTGGCGAAGGTGCGGGGAATGTAGCAGGAGCGCGTGGTGAAGGAGCGGGAGCTGTTGCTGGAGCGCGCGAAGGTGCGGGGAATGTAGCAGGAGCGCGTGGTGAAGGAGCGGGAACTGCGGCTGGAGCGCGTGAAGGTGCGGGGAATGTAGCAGGAGCGCGTGGTGAAGGAGCGGGAAGCGTGGCTGGAGCGCGTGAAGGCGCGGGAAATGTAGCAGGAGCGCGTGGTGAAGGAGCGGGAGCTGTTGTTGGAGCGCGCGAAGGTGCGGGGAATGTAGCAGGAGCGCGTGGCGAAGGTGCGGGGAACGCAGCTGGAGTGCGTGAGGGCGCGGGAGCTGTAGCTGGAGCACGCGAAGGTGCGGGGAACGTAGCAGGAGCGCGTGGTGAAGGTGCGGGAAGCGTGGCTGGAGCGCGTGAAGGCGCGGGAAATGTAGCAGGAGCGCGTGGTGAAGGAGCGGGAGCTGTTGCTGGAGCGCGCGAAGGTGCGGGGAATGTAGCAGGAGCGCGTGGCGAAGGTGCGGGGAACGCAGCTGGAGTGCGTGAGGGCGCGGGCGTTGCCGCGCAGGCGCAGAGCGCTGCGGGGCCTGCCCTGCTCGCGAAGCTGCAGGGCGTGCTCTCCGAGCTGCGCGGCGCTCTGCCGCAGCTCGCCGAAGCGCCGCCCGCCTCCGGCGCGGCGGGCGGCAGTGCAGCCCCTGCGGCGGCGCAGCCGCAGGGGGAATCCGCCGCCACCCAGGGGATTGACCCCTGGGTGGGGCGGATCTTGAAGCTGCTCGGTGCGGAGCACGAGCAGCAGCTCCTGCGCAGCGGCGGGGCGCATACCGCCGCTGCGCAGGCAGCGTCCGGCGGCGCGGAAGATGCCGCCGGTACGCTCAAGGGCGTGCTGCTGCAGGTACTGGGCAGCAGCGAGGCCCCGCCCGCGGTCAAGGAAGCCGCGGGCCAGCTGGTGCAGCAGCTGACGGGCCAGCAGCTGCTGCTGAATACAGACCGCACCGCGCCGTTCGCGCAGGTGACGATGTTCCTGCCGCTGCACGGACCGGATGGCCGGGAGACGGCCTCCGTCCAGATCCAGTCGCGGCGCGGCAGCAAAGGAGAGCTCGACGCGGCGAATTGCCGCTTGTGGTTCGATCTGGACATGAAGCAGCTCGGCCAGACGATGATCGATGTGCAGGTGGTGGACCGCATCGTCAGCCTGAAGCTGCATAACGATGAACCTTGGGTACTGGAGCTGCTGGAGGGCCGCCGCGAAGAGATGAAGGCGGCGGTCGAAGGGATAGGCTATCAGCTGTCCAGCCTGCGCACGGAGGCATTGCCGGAGCGGAGCGTGGCCGCTGCTGCGGTGAAGCCGTCCGATTATGCTCCGCAGGAGTACAAAGGAGTAGATTACCGCATATGAGTGAGTCTGAACAGAAGGTTCCTCAGAATCTCAAGAAGGCAGTGGCGCTCAAATATATTCCGGGCCAGAGCGAAGCGCCGGTGGTTGTTGCTAAGGGGCAAGGCTCGGTTGCGGACATCATCCTGCAAAAGGCAAAGGAAAACGGAGTAGCGGTCCAGGAGGATGCTGCGCTGGTAGAGGTGCTGTCGAAGCTCGATCTCGACCAGCAGATTCCGCCTCAGCTCTACCAACTGGTGGCTGAGATTCTCAGCTATGTATACCAGAGTGACCGGACAGCCGGGGAACGG
The window above is part of the Paenibacillus sp. FSL H8-0048 genome. Proteins encoded here:
- a CDS encoding putative holin-like toxin, yielding MEVKDTLTLMISFATLVVLILSFHKRK
- the rplS gene encoding 50S ribosomal protein L19, producing the protein MNILQAITQEQLRKDIPSFRPGDTLKVHVKVIEGTRERIQLFEGVVIKRRGGGIGETFTVRKISYGVGVERTFPVNSPKLEKIEVARRGKVRRAKLYYLRDLRGKAARIKEIRR
- the lepB gene encoding signal peptidase I; the protein is MQQDLQQGQGEVIDSNGQSPRKPKNEVLEWIKAIAIALVLVILIRWLLFKPFIVDGPSMKPNFHTGERVIVNEILYDIRKPERGEVIVFHVPSEGRDFIKRVIGVAGDTVTVEGDVVTVNGEPVNETYIQGAIDDAHNNNILYNNKNFPNEQFTDNKVPEGHVFVMGDNRSDSTDSRMIGYVPLGDIVGRADLIFWPVKNISLINH
- the ylqF gene encoding ribosome biogenesis GTPase YlqF, which translates into the protein MAIQWFPGHMTRARRQIEDKLKLIDVAIELLDSRLPISSRNPMIDDILRDKPRLIILNKADLADPEVTRKWLAYFKEQGHVAYPVDASTGTGIKEIPEQVKLLLKDKIDRQIAKGMNPRAMRALIVGIPNVGKSTLINRMAGKSIAITGDRPGVTKGQQWIKTGGSLELLDTPGILWPKFEDQTVGYKLAVTGAIKEEILNIEDIAYYALKYLVKDYGSRFQERFDISKLPEDLENPDEIVAVMEAVGRKRGCLMSGGRVDLEKASRALLHELRAGKLGRFTLETPE
- a CDS encoding ribonuclease HII — its product is MSETDMLGYEKEGWGQSFRHIAGVDEVGRGCLFGDVVAAAVILPMGLIIEGVDDSKKLTAKKREALYETIMEQALAVSLGHVEAAIIDEINIKQASRLAMRLAVEGLSQQPDYMLIDAEKVDLPLPQRAIIKGDANSQSIAAASIVAKVTRDRLCEGLWEELYPDYGIKVHKGYATKLHREQIKLLGVTPMHRRSFIGNILAEQEQLTLF
- a CDS encoding EscU/YscU/HrcU family type III secretion system export apparatus switch protein translates to MSESEQKVPQNLKKAVALKYIPGQSEAPVVVAKGQGSVADIILQKAKENGVAVQEDAALVEVLSKLDLDQQIPPQLYQLVAEILSYVYQSDRTAGERRQK